A window from Amblyomma americanum isolate KBUSLIRL-KWMA chromosome 7, ASM5285725v1, whole genome shotgun sequence encodes these proteins:
- the LOC144099497 gene encoding LOW QUALITY PROTEIN: THAP domain-containing protein 3-like (The sequence of the model RefSeq protein was modified relative to this genomic sequence to represent the inferred CDS: substituted 2 bases at 2 genomic stop codons): protein MPACCAINCSNRPEKSSKKTFHKFLLSKPKLYQQWVINLRRDKXKPPGSXLCSDHFTESCFDRTGTRTRLVPVAVPTVFSFPEHPQKVWYFLYNEGHRVLFGIVLHTVLCIWIGFYSLCWYGGILIPQPLQPCTPITPACASHECTRRCVRGEE from the exons ATGCCCGCCTGTTGCGCCATAAACTGCTCGAACAGACCGGAGAAGTCGTCGAAAAAGACATTTCACAA ATTTCTGCTCTCTAAGCCCAAGCTATATCAGCAATGGGTCATAAATTTAAGAAGAGACAAGTAGAAACCTCCAGGAAGCTGACTGTGCAGTGACCATTTCACAGAGTCGTGTTTCGATAGGACCGGAACAAGGACAAGGCTAGTACCAGTTGCGGTGCCGACGGTGTTCTCGTTCCCTGAACACCCACAAAAGGTATGGTATTTCTTATACAATGAAGGGCATCGAGTACTGTTTGGTATCGTACTGCACACAGTACTGTGCATCTGGATCGGCTTTTATTCATTGTGCTGGTATGGTGGTATCCTAATACCTCAACCACTACAACCGTGTACACCCATCACCCCAGCGTGTGCCTCACATGAGTGCACGCGGAGGTGTGTCAGGGGGGAGGAGTAG